The following proteins are encoded in a genomic region of Cellulomonas sp. ES6:
- a CDS encoding helix-turn-helix transcriptional regulator, which yields MGAGPGDDDAADQVLDALRAGTGALLTGVAGSGAGALAERAAGALAEDGWQVLRVPGRPGVRGRPLAALALAGWAARPAPGDPLGPATARVLEAVGAGRAVLLSRRADLLDEESRAVLATVAEQTGSLPLLTSRPARANRVAASRVAGAVPLAGVAVPPLRFDALLAVLTEELGGPPAPDAAARVYALSAGVPGVARAVVAGARRAGRLVLVDGVWTAVADLRTPGLVTVVDALLEGLDGPARSALAVLATLGPASPAVVRRVLEWDDLAALEDAGVVRVVDAGDRTEVVVVPPLVAEHLLAVGGRVEAARAREQVERALAATPAGAGAAAGDARVAAPVSGVAGVAAPASVPAAAPVPAPGGVPAAGAQPDGPAARPDRRGAQPDGSGARWAESREGVAVLGRALRRAAATRLAVRRAEWEDEPDAGTAVPFLDALARAGADRREVEAAVAAARDRVGSAGRAAVDEWHARYLGLACGEVDAALAVPVPEDAAGRRSRRRLELLLGVGAGAQHAGEDAGAERDDGTGTERPDGWLLLARGRALDALDALDATDPPAGPAAPDPDEHAARWLAVLLAGRIDEAVRDASRALDEARAALDGPAIELGAAVVALGLALAGRSRELREHLPGALALGSTAPLQPWARAGLLCIGSSLAAADGRVVAAQALRDGLVAMRLPVGPVPLTSATLASTRVTVASGTDPRRDAEALWAEVELDLDRGFVPAAVLSGSAAAEVLPDHPSADRVAAAASQAQGTLLPVLGRYVAALASGSPDEAARVAPELRAAGLRVHAVRAHARAASLAALQGDPAAAREQLRAAEAVIAEAGGDLDRALDAVGPVAGLSARELEIARLVAGGASNRQVAETLGVSVRTVDNHLYRIYRKVGVSDRESLARRIH from the coding sequence ATGGGGGCGGGACCCGGGGACGACGACGCGGCGGACCAGGTCCTCGACGCGCTGCGCGCCGGGACCGGGGCGCTGCTGACCGGCGTCGCGGGCTCGGGGGCGGGCGCGCTCGCCGAGCGGGCCGCGGGTGCGCTCGCGGAGGACGGCTGGCAGGTGCTCCGGGTGCCGGGTCGTCCGGGCGTCCGCGGACGGCCGCTCGCCGCGCTCGCGCTGGCCGGGTGGGCGGCGCGCCCGGCACCGGGTGACCCGCTCGGGCCGGCGACCGCGCGCGTGCTGGAGGCCGTCGGTGCCGGCCGCGCGGTGCTGCTGTCACGCCGTGCGGACCTGCTGGACGAGGAGTCCCGCGCGGTCCTCGCGACGGTCGCCGAGCAGACCGGGTCGCTGCCGCTGCTGACCTCCCGGCCGGCCCGCGCGAACCGGGTCGCCGCGTCTCGGGTCGCCGGCGCGGTGCCGTTGGCGGGCGTCGCCGTGCCGCCGCTGCGGTTCGACGCGCTGCTGGCGGTGCTGACCGAGGAGCTCGGCGGGCCGCCGGCGCCGGACGCCGCCGCCCGGGTGTACGCCCTGTCGGCCGGGGTGCCGGGCGTCGCGCGCGCGGTGGTCGCGGGGGCGCGCCGGGCCGGGCGGCTGGTGCTCGTCGACGGAGTGTGGACGGCGGTGGCCGACCTGCGCACGCCGGGACTGGTGACGGTCGTCGACGCGCTGCTGGAGGGACTCGACGGTCCGGCGCGGTCGGCGCTCGCGGTGCTGGCGACGCTCGGGCCCGCGAGCCCTGCCGTCGTGCGCCGGGTGCTCGAGTGGGACGACCTGGCCGCGCTCGAGGACGCCGGCGTCGTGCGCGTGGTCGACGCGGGCGACCGGACCGAGGTGGTCGTGGTGCCGCCGCTCGTGGCCGAGCACCTGCTGGCGGTGGGTGGACGCGTCGAGGCGGCGCGGGCCCGTGAGCAGGTGGAGCGGGCGCTGGCCGCGACCCCGGCCGGCGCCGGTGCCGCCGCGGGGGACGCCCGGGTGGCCGCCCCGGTCAGCGGGGTCGCCGGGGTGGCCGCCCCGGCGTCCGTCCCCGCAGCCGCGCCCGTTCCCGCCCCCGGGGGCGTCCCCGCAGCCGGCGCGCAGCCCGACGGCCCCGCTGCGCGGCCCGACCGCCGCGGCGCGCAGCCCGACGGCAGCGGTGCGCGGTGGGCCGAGTCCCGGGAGGGCGTCGCGGTGCTGGGGCGCGCGCTGCGTCGCGCCGCCGCCACCCGGCTCGCGGTGCGAAGGGCCGAGTGGGAGGACGAGCCGGACGCGGGCACGGCGGTGCCGTTCCTCGACGCGCTCGCCCGCGCCGGCGCCGACCGGCGCGAGGTGGAGGCCGCCGTCGCCGCCGCCCGGGACCGGGTCGGGTCGGCCGGTCGCGCGGCCGTGGACGAGTGGCACGCGCGCTACCTCGGCCTGGCGTGCGGCGAGGTGGACGCGGCGCTCGCGGTGCCGGTGCCGGAGGACGCCGCGGGACGGCGGTCGCGGCGGCGCCTCGAGCTGCTGCTGGGCGTGGGCGCCGGCGCGCAGCACGCGGGCGAGGACGCGGGCGCGGAGCGGGACGACGGGACGGGCACGGAGCGGCCCGACGGCTGGCTGCTGCTCGCCCGGGGCCGCGCGCTCGACGCGCTGGACGCCCTCGACGCGACCGACCCGCCGGCCGGGCCCGCCGCGCCCGACCCCGACGAGCACGCCGCCCGCTGGCTGGCGGTGCTGCTGGCGGGTCGCATCGACGAGGCGGTCCGTGACGCGTCGCGGGCGCTGGACGAGGCGCGCGCCGCGCTGGACGGTCCCGCGATCGAGCTCGGGGCGGCGGTCGTCGCGCTGGGGCTGGCGCTCGCGGGGCGGTCGCGGGAGCTGCGCGAGCACCTGCCGGGCGCCCTGGCGCTGGGGTCGACGGCCCCGTTGCAGCCGTGGGCGCGCGCCGGGCTGCTGTGCATCGGGTCGTCCCTGGCCGCGGCGGACGGCCGGGTGGTCGCCGCGCAGGCGCTGCGGGACGGCCTGGTCGCGATGCGGCTGCCGGTCGGGCCGGTCCCGCTGACGTCGGCGACGCTGGCGAGCACGCGGGTCACGGTCGCGTCGGGCACCGACCCGCGGCGGGACGCGGAGGCGCTGTGGGCGGAGGTCGAGCTGGACCTGGACCGCGGGTTCGTCCCCGCCGCGGTGCTGTCCGGGTCCGCCGCCGCCGAGGTGCTGCCCGACCACCCGTCGGCCGACCGGGTCGCGGCGGCCGCGTCGCAGGCCCAGGGGACGCTGCTGCCGGTGCTCGGGCGCTACGTCGCGGCGCTCGCCTCCGGCAGCCCGGACGAGGCCGCGCGCGTCGCGCCGGAGCTGCGGGCGGCCGGGCTGCGCGTGCACGCCGTCCGCGCCCACGCGCGCGCCGCCTCGCTCGCGGCGCTCCAGGGCGACCCGGCCGCCGCGCGGGAGCAGCTCCGGGCTGCCGAGGCGGTGATCGCGGAGGCCGGGGGAGACCTCGACCGGGCGCTGGACGCGGTCGGGCCGGTCGCCGGGCTCAGCGCCCGCGAGCTGGAGATCGCCCGGCTCGTCGCCGGCGGGGCCTCCAACCGGCAGGTGGCGGAGACGCTCGGCGTGTCCGTGCGGACCGTCGACAACCACCTGTACCGGATCTACCGGAAGGTCGGCGTCAGCGACCGCGAGAGCCTGGCCCGCCGCATCCACTGA
- a CDS encoding response regulator transcription factor: MIRVLVVDDDALVRTLLTTILAAQDLTVVAQAADGDEVVPAVQAHHPDVVLLDLHMPRMSGLDALAALRELPSPPGVIALTSFGTDETVVAAVRAGASGFLAKDADPAQIAEAVRRVADGDGALGRAAAGSLLRHVAADPDRGRREEAQRALEVLTEAELEVAAYVPAGLSNQAIGELTYRSDSTVKAHLSRAMAKLGVTTRSQLAVIVDRAGLRPG, translated from the coding sequence GTGATCCGGGTCCTCGTCGTCGACGACGACGCGCTGGTGCGCACGCTGCTCACGACGATCCTGGCCGCGCAGGACCTCACGGTCGTCGCGCAGGCCGCCGACGGCGACGAGGTCGTCCCCGCGGTGCAGGCCCACCACCCGGACGTCGTGCTGCTCGACCTGCACATGCCGCGCATGTCCGGGCTCGACGCGCTGGCCGCCCTGCGCGAGCTGCCGTCACCGCCGGGTGTCATCGCGCTGACGTCCTTCGGCACCGACGAGACGGTGGTCGCCGCGGTCCGTGCCGGCGCCTCGGGGTTCCTGGCCAAGGACGCCGACCCGGCGCAGATCGCCGAGGCCGTCCGCCGCGTCGCCGACGGGGACGGCGCGCTCGGCCGGGCCGCCGCCGGGTCGCTGCTGCGGCACGTCGCCGCCGACCCCGACCGCGGCCGGCGCGAGGAGGCGCAGCGCGCCCTGGAGGTGCTGACCGAGGCGGAGCTCGAGGTCGCCGCGTACGTGCCCGCCGGGCTGTCGAACCAGGCGATCGGCGAGCTGACCTACCGCTCGGACTCCACGGTCAAGGCGCACCTCAGCCGCGCGATGGCCAAGCTCGGGGTGACGACGCGGTCGCAGCTCGCGGTCATCGTGGACCGGGCGGGTCTGCGGCCGGGCTGA
- a CDS encoding histidine kinase produces MTVAAFSAMVASSFSGNARVPDDPRVALDIAAMLVGLVGAGFLVARRSAAVPLTLAASALPVVLPLDSVTALIALPWVFATATRRVAWWCTAAVAAGTGAALWRDAVRPPEHRVLSLTDQVTGQISTASPLGIVVVGLLCLAASVAAGLVRASRARAERAVADMEGQVARADTLRDRMSRQEERELIAREVHDTVAHHISRISLQASALEVQRGATDAQVQAAAQQVRSSAQQAIAEMRGLISTLRTGDDPHAPGATLDELAGLLDGARRQGRWVTSTVFVTDGRDASPALTRAAFRIVQEGLTNALKHAPGRPVEVTVRASPAEGVHLRVANLVAAGVRPAAPGTGSGLVGMRERAALLGGTVQAGVHQGWHVLDARLPWQSRTDDGQALRSSV; encoded by the coding sequence GTGACCGTCGCCGCGTTCAGCGCGATGGTCGCCTCGTCCTTCAGCGGCAACGCCCGGGTGCCGGACGACCCGCGCGTCGCGCTCGACATCGCGGCGATGCTCGTCGGCCTGGTCGGGGCGGGGTTCCTGGTGGCGCGCCGGTCCGCCGCCGTGCCGCTGACGCTCGCCGCCTCGGCGCTGCCCGTGGTGCTGCCGCTCGACTCCGTCACCGCGCTGATCGCCCTGCCGTGGGTGTTCGCGACCGCCACCCGCCGGGTCGCGTGGTGGTGCACCGCGGCGGTGGCGGCCGGGACCGGGGCGGCGCTGTGGCGGGACGCGGTGCGGCCGCCGGAGCACCGGGTGCTGAGCCTCACCGACCAGGTCACCGGGCAGATCTCCACGGCGAGCCCGCTCGGCATCGTCGTCGTGGGGCTGCTGTGCCTGGCCGCGTCCGTCGCCGCCGGGCTGGTCCGCGCGTCCCGGGCGCGCGCCGAGCGCGCGGTGGCCGACATGGAGGGGCAGGTCGCGCGCGCCGACACCCTGCGGGACCGGATGTCCCGGCAGGAGGAGCGCGAGCTGATCGCCCGCGAGGTCCACGACACCGTCGCCCACCACATCTCGCGCATCTCGTTGCAGGCCTCCGCGCTCGAGGTGCAGCGCGGCGCCACCGACGCGCAGGTGCAGGCCGCCGCCCAGCAGGTCCGCTCCTCCGCGCAGCAGGCGATCGCCGAGATGCGCGGCCTCATCTCCACGCTCCGCACGGGGGACGACCCCCACGCGCCCGGCGCGACGCTCGACGAGCTCGCCGGGCTGCTCGACGGCGCCCGGCGGCAGGGCCGGTGGGTCACCAGCACGGTGTTCGTCACCGACGGCCGCGACGCCTCGCCGGCCCTCACCCGGGCGGCGTTCCGCATCGTGCAGGAGGGCCTGACCAACGCGCTCAAGCACGCCCCGGGCCGCCCGGTCGAGGTGACCGTCCGCGCGTCGCCCGCCGAGGGCGTCCACCTGCGCGTGGCGAACCTCGTGGCCGCCGGGGTGCGGCCGGCCGCGCCGGGCACCGGCTCCGGGCTGGTCGGCATGCGGGAGCGGGCCGCGCTGCTCGGCGGCACCGTGCAGGCCGGCGTGCACCAGGGCTGGCACGTGCTCGACGCGCGACTGCCCTGGCAGTCCCGGACGGACGACGGCCAGGCCCTACGCTCGTCGGTGTGA
- a CDS encoding DUF4352 domain-containing protein, whose translation MSQVPPPGSYPVPGAPTPPPSEPPTRKRSWFARHKVLTTLGVLVVAVVAIASATSGGSDAPDASAPAAGGSTAGGGGDPAAPADDPAADDAGDDAAPAAEQPAGIGTPVRDGKFEFTVTGVEPGVARIGDDMLGQDAQGQFVLVHLTVTNIGEEAQYFDGSSQKAFDAQGRELSADGTAAVYLGDANSFLNQINPGNSVTGTVVFDIPADAALTRLELHDSPFSGGVEVALG comes from the coding sequence ATGTCCCAGGTCCCCCCGCCCGGCTCGTACCCCGTCCCCGGCGCGCCCACGCCGCCCCCGTCGGAGCCTCCGACGCGGAAGCGGTCGTGGTTCGCCCGCCACAAGGTGCTCACCACGCTCGGCGTGCTGGTCGTCGCCGTCGTCGCGATCGCGTCGGCCACGTCCGGAGGCTCCGACGCGCCCGACGCCTCCGCCCCGGCCGCCGGTGGCAGCACGGCCGGCGGCGGCGGCGACCCCGCGGCTCCCGCCGACGACCCGGCGGCCGACGACGCGGGCGACGACGCCGCCCCCGCCGCCGAGCAGCCCGCCGGGATCGGCACCCCGGTCCGCGACGGCAAGTTCGAGTTCACCGTCACCGGCGTCGAGCCCGGCGTCGCCCGCATCGGCGACGACATGCTCGGGCAGGACGCGCAGGGCCAGTTCGTGCTCGTCCACCTCACGGTGACGAACATCGGCGAGGAGGCCCAGTACTTCGACGGCTCCTCGCAGAAGGCGTTCGACGCCCAGGGCCGCGAGCTGTCCGCGGACGGCACCGCCGCGGTGTACCTCGGGGACGCGAACTCGTTCCTCAACCAGATCAACCCGGGCAACTCCGTGACGGGCACCGTCGTGTTCGACATCCCGGCCGACGCGGCGCTGACCCGGCTCGAGCTGCACGACTCGCCGTTCTCGGGCGGCGTGGAGGTGGCGCTCGGCTGA
- a CDS encoding LacI family DNA-binding transcriptional regulator, whose protein sequence is MATIRDVASDAGVAPSTVSYVLSGRKKLPDATVQRVLESVARLGYRPSPAARALALGRTNILGMLASYSPATPEPDVDVFMRFVRAAMYTAQPRGYDVLVMGRGDDELAGDMLADALVVMDIRLHDRRLPVLRERGLPTVLIGWPADPAGMSAVDLDFAEAARVMVRHLASLGHREVAVLVHPDDNVDELAFRYRYRTAFAQTCAELGLRGAVVSCLPGPGAAGRWLDKVLTELPGLTGVLVLGLASFDDLTAELARRGRSVPGDVSVLALAPAEQFLPLHPGTTLVDLPGRAMVSRAVERALDELAGAAGGAVDLLPAVLHEHGSTGPAGRGLRA, encoded by the coding sequence ATGGCCACGATCAGGGACGTCGCCTCGGACGCCGGGGTCGCGCCGAGCACCGTGTCCTACGTCCTGTCGGGCCGCAAGAAGCTGCCGGACGCCACCGTGCAGCGCGTGCTGGAGAGCGTCGCGCGCCTCGGGTACCGGCCGTCACCGGCCGCGCGGGCGCTCGCGCTGGGCCGCACGAACATCCTCGGGATGCTCGCGTCGTACTCCCCGGCGACGCCGGAGCCGGACGTCGACGTGTTCATGCGGTTCGTCCGCGCCGCGATGTACACGGCGCAGCCGCGCGGCTACGACGTGCTCGTGATGGGCCGCGGCGACGACGAGCTGGCGGGCGACATGCTGGCGGACGCCCTCGTGGTCATGGACATCCGGCTGCACGACCGGCGGCTGCCGGTGCTGCGGGAGCGGGGGCTGCCGACGGTGCTGATCGGCTGGCCCGCGGACCCGGCGGGCATGAGCGCGGTCGACCTGGACTTCGCGGAGGCGGCCCGCGTGATGGTGCGCCACCTGGCGTCCCTGGGGCACCGCGAGGTCGCGGTGCTGGTGCACCCCGACGACAACGTGGACGAGCTGGCGTTCCGGTACCGGTACCGGACGGCGTTCGCGCAGACGTGCGCGGAGCTCGGCCTGCGCGGGGCCGTCGTCTCGTGCCTGCCCGGGCCGGGGGCGGCGGGGCGGTGGCTGGACAAGGTGCTGACCGAGCTCCCCGGCCTGACCGGCGTCCTGGTGCTGGGCCTCGCGTCGTTCGACGACCTGACGGCGGAGCTCGCGCGGCGCGGCCGCTCGGTGCCCGGCGACGTGTCCGTGCTGGCGCTGGCGCCGGCGGAGCAGTTCCTGCCGCTGCACCCGGGGACCACGCTCGTGGACCTGCCGGGACGGGCGATGGTGTCCCGCGCGGTCGAGCGCGCGCTGGACGAGCTGGCGGGCGCCGCGGGCGGGGCGGTGGACCTGCTGCCGGCGGTCCTGCACGAGCACGGGTCGACGGGCCCCGCGGGCCGCGGCCTGCGCGCCTGA